In Pseudomonas asiatica, the following are encoded in one genomic region:
- a CDS encoding VOC family protein: protein MTAKNTICLWYDNDAEEAANFYASVFPDTTVIAVHQAPADYPSGKQGDVITVEFSVMGIPCVGLNGGKAFTHCEAFSFQVSTEDQAETDRLWDAIVGNGGEASVCGWCKDKWGISWQITPRILIEAIGHPDRAAAKRAFDAMMQMGKIDVARIEAALKG, encoded by the coding sequence ATGACAGCCAAGAACACAATCTGCCTCTGGTACGACAACGACGCCGAGGAGGCCGCGAACTTTTACGCCAGCGTCTTCCCTGACACGACAGTGATAGCGGTGCATCAGGCACCTGCTGATTATCCATCCGGGAAACAGGGTGACGTGATTACCGTGGAGTTCAGCGTCATGGGTATTCCCTGCGTGGGGCTCAACGGAGGCAAGGCCTTCACGCATTGCGAGGCGTTTTCATTCCAGGTCAGCACCGAGGACCAGGCCGAGACCGACCGCTTGTGGGATGCCATTGTCGGCAACGGCGGGGAGGCCAGTGTCTGCGGCTGGTGCAAGGATAAATGGGGGATTTCGTGGCAGATCACCCCGCGCATCCTCATCGAAGCCATCGGCCACCCCGACCGGGCGGCGGCCAAGCGGGCGTTTGATGCCATGATGCAGATGGGCAAGATCGATGTGGCCAGGATAGAGGCGGCGTTGAAGGGCTGA
- a CDS encoding TIGR04211 family SH3 domain-containing protein produces MPDSRPTASALTALRGGLIATLVALAAPVHAEEPASDARWVSDSLSTYVRSGPTDGHRIVGTLKSGQKLTLIGSQGNYSQVRGQNGDVVWILSNDLQSVPGQGERLPQLDAQVADLTGQLKNIDDSWKNRVQGMQETLDSRKKLIDELEARNKALNEQLDQSQSQLRDTQARLGDENKQVMMRYMVYGGSIAGAGLLAGLILPSLTRGRRKNDRWF; encoded by the coding sequence ATGCCCGATTCCCGCCCAACTGCTTCCGCCCTCACTGCCCTGCGCGGCGGCCTGATCGCCACCTTGGTGGCCCTTGCCGCACCGGTGCACGCCGAAGAGCCTGCCAGCGATGCACGCTGGGTCAGCGACAGCCTGAGCACCTACGTGCGCAGCGGCCCCACCGATGGCCACCGCATTGTCGGTACGCTCAAGTCCGGACAGAAGCTGACCCTGATCGGCAGCCAGGGCAACTACAGCCAGGTGCGCGGGCAGAACGGCGATGTGGTGTGGATTCTCAGCAACGACCTGCAGTCGGTGCCAGGCCAGGGCGAGCGCCTGCCGCAGCTCGATGCCCAGGTCGCGGACCTGACCGGGCAGCTGAAGAACATCGACGACAGCTGGAAGAATCGCGTACAGGGCATGCAGGAAACCCTCGATTCACGCAAGAAGCTGATCGACGAACTTGAAGCACGCAACAAGGCGCTGAATGAACAGCTCGACCAGAGCCAGTCGCAGCTGCGCGATACCCAGGCACGCCTGGGGGACGAGAACAAGCAGGTTATGATGCGCTACATGGTGTATGGCGGCAGCATTGCCGGCGCGGGCTTGCTGGCGGGGCTGATCCTGCCGTCGCTGACCCGTGGGCGCAGGAAGAACGATCGCTGGTTCTGA
- a CDS encoding LysR family transcriptional regulator: protein MTRHFDDLQLGSLELFCLAADSGSFTAAATEAGVTPAAVSRSVARLEERLGVRLFVRTTRQMRLSAAGQAYYQQCRQALGQLVEAERQVTGGQVEPSGLLRISAPTPYAHHRLLPLLPRFRQRYPKVQVDVHVSNRNVDFAEEPFDLAIRGREPADSRLVARRLEDAELVVVATPGYLARAGTPRTPHDLLQHECIQFELPSSGRRPPWSFLQDGQQVEIETQGGFTCLGDFLATATLVRHGGGLMQAYRFTVQDALASGELVEVLAEFGGTSRPFMLIYPQARHMPLRVRVFIDFLFTEGA from the coding sequence ATGACCCGCCATTTCGATGACCTGCAACTGGGCAGCCTGGAACTGTTCTGCCTGGCCGCCGACAGCGGCAGCTTCACCGCTGCGGCCACGGAAGCCGGCGTTACCCCGGCGGCGGTCAGCCGCAGCGTGGCGCGCCTGGAAGAGCGCCTGGGTGTGCGCCTGTTCGTCCGCACCACCCGGCAGATGCGCCTGTCCGCAGCCGGCCAGGCCTACTATCAGCAATGCCGGCAGGCACTGGGGCAGTTGGTGGAGGCCGAGCGCCAGGTCACGGGCGGGCAGGTCGAGCCGAGCGGTCTGCTGCGTATCAGTGCACCCACGCCCTATGCTCATCACCGGCTGTTGCCGCTGCTGCCGCGGTTTCGCCAGCGCTACCCCAAGGTGCAGGTGGATGTGCATGTCAGCAACCGCAACGTCGACTTTGCCGAGGAGCCGTTCGACCTGGCCATTCGTGGCCGCGAGCCGGCCGATTCGCGGCTGGTGGCGCGTCGCCTGGAAGATGCCGAACTGGTGGTGGTGGCCACGCCGGGTTACCTGGCCCGTGCTGGCACGCCACGAACACCGCACGACTTGCTGCAACATGAGTGCATCCAGTTCGAACTGCCCAGCAGTGGCCGCCGCCCGCCGTGGAGCTTCCTTCAGGATGGCCAGCAGGTGGAGATCGAAACCCAGGGTGGGTTCACCTGCCTGGGCGACTTCCTCGCCACCGCCACGCTGGTGCGCCACGGCGGCGGGCTGATGCAGGCTTACCGCTTTACCGTGCAGGACGCACTGGCCAGTGGCGAACTGGTGGAAGTGCTCGCCGAGTTTGGCGGCACCTCGCGGCCGTTCATGCTGATCTACCCCCAGGCCCGGCACATGCCGTTGCGGGTGCGGGTGTTCATCGATTTCCTGTTTACCGAGGGGGCATAG
- a CDS encoding SDR family NAD(P)-dependent oxidoreductase, producing the protein MNTPRTVIITGASSGLGFALAEAFLERGDNVVGNARSQARLEQAAARLGNPSRFIGVAGDIAEQGTAQRLFASAEQAFGGVDLLINNAGIFIAKPFAEYSEADVDALIGTNLKGFFYPAQEAARIMTRQGHGQIIAITASIALQPDTRVPALLPVLVKGGLNQAVKGLALELAASGVQVNAVAPGIIDTPLHGGNTQGMGALSPSGRTGSPQDVVDAVLYLADSRFVSGVILPVDGGSTAGTWH; encoded by the coding sequence ATGAACACGCCACGCACCGTCATCATTACCGGGGCCTCGAGCGGCCTGGGTTTCGCCCTGGCCGAGGCCTTCCTCGAACGCGGCGACAACGTGGTCGGCAACGCCCGCAGCCAGGCCCGCCTTGAGCAAGCCGCCGCCCGCCTCGGCAACCCATCGCGCTTCATCGGCGTGGCTGGCGACATCGCCGAGCAGGGCACGGCCCAGCGCCTGTTCGCCAGCGCCGAGCAAGCCTTTGGCGGGGTCGACCTGCTGATCAACAACGCCGGCATCTTCATTGCCAAGCCGTTTGCCGAGTACAGCGAAGCGGATGTCGACGCCCTGATCGGCACCAACCTCAAGGGCTTCTTCTACCCGGCCCAGGAAGCGGCGCGGATCATGACCAGACAAGGGCATGGGCAGATCATCGCCATCACCGCCTCCATTGCCTTGCAACCGGACACCCGCGTGCCGGCCCTGCTGCCGGTACTGGTCAAGGGTGGCCTGAACCAGGCGGTGAAAGGCCTGGCACTGGAACTGGCAGCCAGCGGCGTGCAGGTGAATGCGGTGGCACCGGGGATCATCGATACACCGCTGCATGGCGGCAATACGCAAGGCATGGGCGCGCTGTCACCCAGCGGCCGCACCGGCTCGCCACAGGATGTCGTGGATGCAGTGTTGTACCTGGCCGACTCACGCTTCGTCAGCGGCGTGATCCTGCCGGTGGATGGCGGTAGCACCGCTGGCACCTGGCATTAA
- a CDS encoding tautomerase family protein: protein MPYVHIRVTDEGVSAEHKRQLIEQTTCMLERVLGKPPASTFVVIEEVPTDNWGVGGETVTAVRARERG from the coding sequence ATGCCTTATGTCCATATTCGCGTGACCGATGAAGGCGTCAGTGCTGAGCACAAGCGCCAACTGATCGAACAGACGACTTGCATGCTGGAGCGGGTGCTGGGCAAGCCGCCGGCCAGTACCTTTGTGGTGATCGAGGAGGTACCGACCGATAACTGGGGGGTTGGCGGCGAGACAGTGACTGCGGTGCGGGCCCGAGAGCGGGGTTGA